In one window of Cytophagaceae bacterium ABcell3 DNA:
- a CDS encoding T9SS type A sorting domain-containing protein, whose product MMQTNYTSLFRKFLFIVLSATTGTALAQSEFGNWDETQLTENEISHRHENAFVEVNGKLYLLGGRGPQPVEIYDPETDTWTTGATGYQDISASQIHHFQAVAVGSKIYAICGFDIVDGAEVPTPNVYIYDTETDTWSDGPEIPAHRRRGSAGAVVYNGKIYIVAGIQNGHIDGHVEWFDEFDPQTGEWRELPDAPRARDHFHAAIAGGKLVAAGGRLSKQDDPEPGGVFIFTIPEVDIYDFSTDEWTTTENPIITDRAGTATVTVGNEIVVLGGEGPHQESAPDGGPYAHNEVEAFHIESEEWRELPSLNTGRHGTQAAVYNDKVYIVAGSSRRGGNVDSENEALTLEVIEFSMTEDLIEPEPDEDEDEGEVTAIQANTPDSPLNIFPNPAVDNINIELSGGQGFTVEVYSPDGRLESVSNHSGSTGNINLSGLAKGMHYLKVIGNHGEIYEMYKIVKQ is encoded by the coding sequence ATGATGCAAACAAACTATACGTCGCTTTTTCGAAAATTTTTATTTATTGTTTTATCAGCAACTACAGGAACAGCACTAGCACAGTCAGAATTTGGGAACTGGGACGAAACCCAGCTTACAGAAAATGAAATTTCACACCGACATGAAAATGCGTTTGTAGAAGTTAATGGCAAACTTTACCTCTTAGGAGGCCGGGGACCACAACCGGTTGAGATTTATGACCCAGAAACTGACACCTGGACAACCGGGGCAACGGGATATCAAGATATAAGCGCTTCCCAAATACATCACTTTCAAGCAGTAGCCGTAGGTTCCAAAATTTATGCCATTTGTGGGTTTGACATTGTAGATGGAGCTGAAGTTCCAACTCCCAATGTTTATATTTATGATACCGAAACAGATACATGGAGCGACGGCCCAGAAATACCAGCACACCGTCGCAGAGGGTCGGCAGGCGCAGTCGTGTATAATGGAAAAATTTACATTGTCGCAGGTATTCAAAACGGACATATTGACGGACACGTTGAATGGTTTGATGAGTTTGACCCTCAAACAGGCGAATGGCGGGAACTTCCTGATGCCCCAAGAGCCAGAGACCACTTCCATGCGGCTATAGCTGGCGGAAAACTGGTGGCTGCCGGCGGCAGACTCAGCAAGCAAGATGACCCGGAACCAGGAGGGGTATTTATTTTTACCATTCCAGAGGTTGATATCTATGATTTTAGTACAGACGAATGGACTACTACAGAAAATCCCATTATAACAGACAGGGCTGGAACAGCCACAGTGACTGTAGGAAATGAAATTGTAGTGTTAGGAGGAGAAGGCCCGCACCAAGAAAGTGCTCCAGATGGTGGCCCTTATGCACACAATGAAGTAGAAGCATTCCACATAGAATCCGAAGAATGGAGAGAACTTCCTTCTTTAAATACTGGAAGACATGGAACCCAAGCAGCTGTTTATAATGACAAAGTTTATATAGTAGCTGGCAGTAGCCGCCGAGGAGGAAATGTCGATTCTGAAAATGAAGCATTAACACTCGAGGTTATTGAATTTTCCATGACAGAAGACCTTATAGAACCAGAACCTGATGAAGATGAAGACGAAGGAGAGGTAACAGCCATACAGGCCAATACCCCTGACAGCCCACTAAATATTTTCCCTAACCCTGCTGTGGACAACATAAACATTGAACTATCCGGTGGACAAGGATTTACTGTAGAGGTCTATTCTCCAGATGGGCGTTTGGAGTCTGTCAGCAACCATTCGGGTTCCACGGGCAACATTAACCTTTCAGGATTAGCCAAAGGCATGCATTACCTAAAAGTTATTGGCAACCATGGAGAGATATATGAAATGTATAAAATTGTTAAGCAATAA
- a CDS encoding discoidin domain-containing protein: MKRNNLRLLVVIICVSISGMFSQCKKKEKELPSSSGEKTASQKAAPPTCTHTISRDQTVVDGGDFEPGSVICLEGGTRRALLLRNFKGTASNPITFINEGKVVIKLSAASSYGINFANCAYVKLTGTGAPEHDRGIEIDGPHLGITAGNLSTNVELEFLEIHNIGFAGIMAKTDPSCDPATWRENYTMKDLRIHDCHIYDTKGEGIYVGNSFYANGRSLGCGSVLPHDIHGVRIYNNKVWNSGWEGIQVGCATQDCEIFNNTVENYGMTNTRAQNNGVQIGEGTTGKFYNNFIRKGTGNGLIVLAQGDNYIFNNVIVDAGELGIFCDARGTTPGSDFAFINNTIINPAIAGIWQYSNVTNNKFYNNIVAGTNSFTLYRNGASSDERNNLFVQDVSEVQFQNARSHDYRLKAGSPAIDQGMDVSSYGINFDFTNNGRPYGNGFDIGAFEYTSGGSSSPSPAPTPPGSGGTEVDGITVTASSHQDPNRPANTLDGNLSTRWSANGDGQWIKYNLGEIRNVSAVDISFFNGDQRKSMFDIEVSVDGQNWIKVYSGSSSGTTTQPETFEFADAQAKYVRITGRGNTDSGWNSYTSVRIHDESSSTPDPSDPKDPKDPSDPTNPSDPEGPNARSFAPVSDAYIDANNRTINNNTLQVGPGRNTVYIKYDVKDINPGQIKKAKIQMKVTNTNAGGAINVSRGSHNNWDENSLRTSNRPLAVELLSTLNQRFTENGVYEFDVTDAIKGDGTYTFLLELERGVGARHTTFSSKEGVQAPKLIIE, translated from the coding sequence ATGAAACGTAACAACCTGAGATTACTAGTTGTGATTATTTGCGTATCCATATCGGGTATGTTTTCACAATGTAAAAAGAAAGAGAAGGAGCTTCCTTCTTCTTCAGGAGAAAAAACTGCTAGCCAGAAGGCAGCTCCCCCTACATGTACCCACACTATATCGCGCGACCAAACTGTAGTGGATGGAGGCGATTTTGAGCCGGGTAGTGTTATTTGCCTGGAAGGTGGTACCCGAAGAGCTTTATTGTTGAGAAACTTTAAAGGAACCGCCTCAAACCCTATTACCTTTATTAATGAAGGAAAAGTTGTTATTAAGCTTAGTGCTGCCAGTTCTTACGGAATTAACTTTGCTAATTGTGCATATGTTAAATTAACAGGAACAGGAGCTCCTGAACACGACAGGGGAATAGAAATTGACGGACCGCACCTTGGTATTACTGCAGGAAACCTTAGTACTAATGTGGAACTAGAGTTTCTTGAAATTCATAATATTGGTTTTGCTGGTATTATGGCCAAGACTGACCCAAGCTGTGACCCTGCAACATGGAGGGAAAACTACACAATGAAAGACCTTCGTATTCATGATTGCCATATTTATGATACTAAAGGAGAGGGTATTTATGTAGGAAACTCATTTTATGCCAATGGTCGTAGCTTAGGCTGCGGGAGTGTTCTTCCCCATGATATTCATGGAGTGAGAATCTACAATAATAAAGTATGGAATTCTGGCTGGGAAGGAATCCAGGTAGGTTGTGCCACACAAGACTGCGAAATTTTCAACAATACGGTTGAAAACTATGGTATGACTAACACTAGGGCGCAGAACAATGGTGTTCAGATAGGTGAAGGTACTACAGGTAAGTTTTATAATAACTTTATCAGAAAGGGTACCGGTAATGGTCTGATCGTTCTTGCTCAAGGCGATAACTACATCTTTAACAATGTTATTGTAGACGCCGGTGAGTTGGGTATCTTTTGTGATGCCAGAGGTACGACGCCTGGTTCAGACTTTGCATTCATTAACAACACGATCATTAACCCTGCAATTGCTGGTATATGGCAGTACAGTAATGTGACTAACAACAAGTTTTATAACAACATCGTAGCGGGTACCAATTCTTTTACGCTATATCGTAACGGTGCCAGCTCTGATGAGAGAAACAATCTTTTTGTTCAGGACGTTTCTGAAGTGCAGTTCCAGAATGCTAGGTCTCATGATTACAGGCTGAAAGCAGGTTCTCCTGCAATCGATCAAGGTATGGATGTAAGCTCGTACGGTATTAACTTCGACTTTACCAATAATGGAAGACCGTATGGAAATGGCTTTGATATAGGTGCTTTTGAATATACTTCTGGCGGAAGTTCTTCTCCTTCTCCTGCGCCAACTCCTCCAGGAAGCGGTGGCACTGAAGTGGATGGTATCACTGTAACAGCTAGCTCTCACCAGGATCCTAATAGGCCTGCCAATACATTGGACGGTAATCTTAGCACAAGATGGTCTGCTAATGGCGATGGTCAGTGGATTAAGTATAACTTAGGTGAAATCAGGAATGTAAGTGCTGTAGATATTTCATTCTTTAATGGAGACCAGCGTAAGTCTATGTTTGACATTGAGGTATCTGTAGATGGTCAAAACTGGATTAAAGTTTACTCTGGATCTTCTTCAGGTACTACTACGCAGCCAGAAACTTTCGAATTTGCTGATGCTCAAGCTAAGTATGTTAGAATTACTGGTAGAGGTAATACTGATAGTGGCTGGAACAGTTATACGTCTGTGCGTATTCACGACGAGTCATCTTCTACGCCTGATCCTTCAGACCCTAAAGACCCTAAAGATCCTTCAGATCCGACAAATCCTTCAGATCCAGAAGGGCCAAATGCTCGCTCTTTTGCACCGGTAAGTGATGCTTATATTGATGCAAACAACAGAACCATCAACAACAATACCTTGCAGGTGGGGCCGGGAAGAAATACTGTATATATAAAGTATGATGTGAAGGATATCAACCCTGGCCAAATCAAGAAAGCTAAAATACAAATGAAGGTTACTAACACCAATGCAGGAGGCGCCATTAATGTGAGCAGAGGTAGCCATAACAACTGGGATGAGAATTCTTTGAGAACAAGCAATAGGCCATTGGCAGTTGAGTTGCTTTCTACCTTAAACCAAAGGTTTACTGAAAACGGAGTATATGAGTTTGATGTGACTGATGCAATTAAAGGTGATGGTACTTATACTTTCTTGCTAGAGCTTGAAAGAGGTGTAGGTGCAAGACACACGACCTTTAGTTCTAAAGAAGGTGTGCAGGCTCCTAAGCTGATAATTGAATAA
- a CDS encoding T9SS type A sorting domain-containing protein: MKHLNLSRNKLYLALALTILTLQSVKAQNVAFSVSELKDVPTGGTDQLVNPTSIQFGPDEKLYVADQKGFIFRYTVEKDEAGDYRVTEEERIDLIRHIINHDDDGTPHEFNNIWTNFRQVTGILVKGTAENPVLYVTSSDDRHGAGASGDINLCTNSGIISKLTLENGEWTKLDLVRGIPRSEENHSINGLQMATVNGTTYLFVGIGGMTNAGGVSKDFAYSTEYALAACILSVDLDAVESMPTQDAGSVNQYKYDLPTLDDPTRPNVNGQDENDPFGGNNGLNQAIIDPEGPVQVYAGGLRNPYDVLIRDDGKMYTVDNAANGGWGGPPVMDGDKATNQYDPNEPGSNSVINYDPLFYIGDINNYTPGSFYGGHPVPVRGNPSGAGLYHLDVATGNVHTGGEHGWMNGTEDDFRELPSDWPPVPESMATDENQYIPPGSAESPSLVTIKSSTTGICEYKTNHFGGALQGDIIAAGFGVSKVFRLKLNEAGDQALNTRGANNDEINQDDPENVLAEFPDLKCIDVTAQDSDGPFPGTIWVANYAGVQSDQAIMVFEPVEDIECTGEVTWDLDDDNDGYANADEEDNNTNPCDPGSIPPDYDRDFLSDMHDPDDDSDGIDDVDDPFARDSLNGMDVHIPLEYTMYNNDPGRGYQGLGFRGWMINGETDYLDQYDNNDIVAGGAAGLLTIHNVTEGDAYGDLNNQDNGFQFGINVNKNTSPFLVEGQLLGGFGDAIPSGNMSTGIYIGTGDQDNYIKIALHANEGNGGIQVINETGGEPEEYMFDIDDIPSSTLYLFLEVHPDAKVVQPAYAIGDESNRQDLGEPIHIKGRNLEVLESADEALAIGFISTSRGGTPFSTTLANIKIDHDNVTSISSLVEEESYIKVYPNPFEGTFNIKPSPDEGLSFFKVNVVNQVGALVKEEDVPAFADEFSINLANEPSGIYYLKLISPEGKVYKTVKLIKLK; the protein is encoded by the coding sequence ATGAAACACCTAAACCTAAGTAGAAACAAGCTCTATTTGGCTTTGGCCCTAACTATATTGACATTGCAGAGCGTTAAAGCACAAAATGTAGCCTTTAGCGTTTCTGAACTTAAAGATGTACCTACAGGAGGCACAGACCAACTCGTCAACCCTACCTCTATCCAATTTGGGCCGGACGAGAAGTTATACGTCGCAGACCAAAAAGGCTTTATTTTCAGGTACACAGTAGAAAAAGACGAGGCTGGAGATTATAGAGTTACAGAAGAAGAAAGGATTGACCTTATCAGGCACATCATTAACCATGATGATGACGGCACACCTCATGAGTTTAATAATATTTGGACAAATTTCCGCCAGGTTACAGGTATATTAGTAAAAGGTACGGCTGAGAACCCTGTACTCTATGTAACCTCAAGTGATGACAGACATGGTGCGGGTGCATCTGGCGACATTAACTTATGTACTAACTCAGGGATTATTTCAAAATTAACCCTTGAAAACGGTGAGTGGACAAAATTAGACTTGGTTCGGGGAATTCCTAGGTCTGAAGAAAACCACTCTATTAATGGTTTGCAAATGGCCACAGTTAATGGCACAACCTATCTATTTGTGGGTATTGGAGGCATGACCAATGCAGGAGGTGTATCCAAAGATTTTGCATACAGCACTGAATATGCCCTTGCGGCCTGTATACTTTCAGTAGACCTAGATGCAGTTGAAAGTATGCCTACACAAGATGCGGGTTCTGTAAACCAGTACAAATACGACCTACCAACACTAGACGACCCCACCCGTCCTAATGTAAATGGACAGGACGAAAACGACCCTTTTGGAGGAAACAACGGTTTAAACCAAGCCATTATAGACCCAGAAGGACCAGTGCAGGTATATGCCGGTGGTCTTAGAAACCCTTATGATGTACTCATAAGAGACGATGGAAAAATGTACACAGTAGACAATGCTGCTAATGGCGGCTGGGGAGGCCCCCCTGTTATGGATGGAGACAAAGCCACCAATCAATATGACCCTAATGAGCCAGGATCTAATTCGGTAATTAACTATGACCCTCTGTTCTACATAGGTGATATAAATAATTACACGCCAGGTTCATTTTATGGAGGACATCCGGTGCCAGTAAGAGGAAATCCAAGCGGGGCAGGCCTTTACCATCTTGATGTAGCAACAGGAAACGTTCATACTGGTGGAGAACACGGCTGGATGAACGGCACTGAAGATGACTTTAGGGAATTACCTTCAGACTGGCCACCAGTACCAGAAAGCATGGCCACAGACGAGAATCAGTACATTCCGCCAGGGTCAGCAGAAAGTCCGTCACTCGTAACCATAAAAAGCTCGACTACTGGAATCTGCGAGTACAAAACCAATCACTTTGGGGGGGCGCTACAAGGGGATATCATTGCAGCAGGCTTTGGGGTCAGCAAAGTTTTTAGACTAAAGCTCAACGAAGCTGGGGATCAAGCATTAAATACACGTGGTGCCAATAATGATGAGATTAACCAAGATGACCCCGAAAACGTCTTGGCAGAATTTCCTGATTTAAAATGTATAGATGTTACAGCACAAGATAGCGATGGGCCTTTTCCCGGCACGATATGGGTAGCAAACTACGCAGGTGTGCAAAGTGACCAAGCAATTATGGTTTTCGAACCAGTTGAAGACATAGAGTGTACCGGTGAAGTTACCTGGGACCTAGATGACGACAACGACGGTTATGCCAATGCTGATGAAGAAGACAATAATACTAACCCATGTGACCCAGGTAGTATTCCACCTGATTATGACAGAGATTTCTTGTCTGATATGCATGATCCAGACGATGACAGCGACGGGATAGATGACGTAGACGATCCTTTTGCAAGGGACTCTTTAAATGGAATGGACGTACACATACCTTTGGAATATACCATGTACAACAACGATCCAGGCAGAGGCTATCAAGGACTTGGTTTTAGAGGTTGGATGATCAATGGAGAAACCGACTACCTGGATCAATATGATAACAACGACATTGTAGCTGGAGGTGCTGCCGGCTTGCTGACCATACACAATGTCACCGAAGGAGACGCCTACGGAGACCTTAACAATCAAGACAATGGGTTCCAGTTTGGTATTAACGTTAACAAAAACACATCTCCATTTTTGGTAGAGGGGCAGCTACTTGGAGGTTTTGGCGATGCCATACCTTCTGGAAACATGTCCACAGGCATTTATATTGGCACAGGCGATCAAGACAACTACATAAAAATTGCCTTACATGCCAATGAAGGAAATGGTGGCATTCAGGTGATCAATGAAACCGGCGGCGAACCTGAAGAGTATATGTTTGACATTGACGATATCCCTTCATCCACACTATACCTTTTCCTAGAAGTGCACCCGGATGCAAAAGTAGTACAACCGGCTTATGCCATAGGAGATGAAAGCAATAGACAGGATTTGGGAGAGCCTATTCATATCAAAGGACGCAACCTTGAAGTTCTTGAAAGTGCAGATGAAGCACTCGCCATTGGATTTATTTCCACATCAAGAGGCGGGACTCCATTTTCGACGACTTTGGCAAACATAAAAATAGACCATGACAATGTTACAAGTATCTCTTCTTTAGTAGAAGAAGAAAGTTATATCAAGGTTTACCCTAATCCATTTGAAGGAACATTTAATATTAAACCTTCACCGGACGAAGGTTTGTCATTCTTTAAAGTAAATGTGGTAAACCAAGTAGGAGCATTGGTCAAAGAAGAAGATGTACCTGCTTTTGCAGACGAATTTTCTATAAATTTGGCAAATGAACCATCAGGAATCTATTACCTTAAGCTGATTTCTCCTGAAGGTAAAGTTTATAAAACAGTAAAGCTTATAAAGCTTAAGTAA
- a CDS encoding T9SS type A sorting domain-containing protein produces MKLRLAAKQLLFLAAITLLVTVQELSFAQNLSFNIDTLSNANVINPTSLQFGPDGKLYVSQQNGIIKILTIKRNGPGDYETENVEDLFLVRHIPNHYDDGSPRDYNINTNNRQVTGILVKGTPDNPILYVTSSDPWHGGGAAGDRNLCTNSGVISKLYKDGGQWKKVDLVRGIPRSEENHSINGLQMATLNGKDILFVAVGGMTNAGGISRTFVYSSEYALAACILSVDLEAIEAMPLKGQDSNHPYKYDLPTLDDPTRENRADGSDINDPWGGNDGLNMAKIEEGGPVQVYATGLRNPYDLVITENGNMYTVDNAANRLWGGYPDLDENNKAINRYNPDEPGSAPATTPSGQPVVNNHDPLQFIGNIETYTPGTFYGGHPHPIRANPAGAGLYTHDWHKQEGFWRTSISGDKPLPTDWPPFPESLTTNENLFLNPGEGDHPALIVFKTSTNGICEYTATNFNGAMQGNLLTVGYNNGNVYRVMLNAQGDQALNTTWDSPFDGKYRKEIDENDRDNIIFGLGANSRPLDITAQGDGDIFPGTIWVANYNGHASGNNQIMVFEPEENFVCTNEYSWTMDDDNDCYSNADEEDNRTNPCSAASRPSDFDNDCLSDLNDPDDDSDGILDINDAFARDKHNGDTTRIPLNYTMFNNNPGTGFFGLGFTGLMINNETDYLEQFNPRNLIPGGAPGVFTIVDVSEGDALGDRNNQENAFQFGISVNKSTEKFTVDSWIMRPFFGGISPSGHMSQGIFIGTGDQDNYLKIALNANEGNGGIEIVHENEGMYELKQLDIEFYPENTVFFYLEIEPSTGLVQPAYAIDDSTNIANAGDPIQLKGKTLEALQSDQSLATGVIATSRGADRTFGASWDNFRVRKGNITGTKPLVLNNKTFTVYPNPFNNSFKIKTDASTLDPGYHFVIYNNIGSIIQQQDLILNYNQDMTFNLNNQPAGIYILKLVSPGGEVYQSTKLIKIE; encoded by the coding sequence ATGAAACTAAGACTAGCAGCAAAACAGCTTTTATTCTTGGCAGCAATCACTTTATTGGTGACTGTTCAGGAATTATCCTTCGCCCAGAACCTGTCATTTAACATTGATACGCTTTCAAACGCCAATGTTATTAATCCAACTTCTTTACAGTTTGGCCCTGATGGTAAACTATATGTTTCACAACAAAATGGAATTATCAAAATATTAACGATCAAACGAAATGGACCAGGAGACTATGAAACAGAAAATGTAGAAGATCTATTTTTGGTGAGACACATACCCAACCACTATGACGACGGAAGCCCTAGAGATTACAATATTAACACCAACAACAGACAGGTAACGGGTATATTAGTTAAAGGAACACCTGACAACCCTATACTTTATGTAACATCAAGCGACCCGTGGCACGGTGGCGGTGCGGCAGGAGACCGCAACCTATGCACCAACTCAGGAGTCATTTCCAAGCTTTATAAAGATGGCGGGCAGTGGAAAAAAGTAGATTTGGTAAGAGGAATACCGCGCTCAGAAGAAAACCACTCCATCAACGGTCTACAAATGGCTACGCTCAATGGCAAAGACATTCTTTTTGTGGCTGTTGGAGGCATGACCAATGCAGGTGGCATATCAAGAACTTTTGTATACAGTAGCGAATATGCCCTGGCAGCATGCATACTGTCCGTCGATTTGGAGGCCATTGAGGCCATGCCCCTCAAAGGTCAAGACTCGAACCATCCTTACAAATATGATCTCCCTACCCTTGATGATCCTACCCGTGAAAATAGGGCCGATGGATCGGATATCAATGATCCTTGGGGCGGAAATGATGGCCTCAATATGGCAAAAATAGAAGAAGGAGGTCCGGTACAGGTTTACGCCACGGGCTTACGCAATCCTTATGATTTGGTAATAACTGAAAATGGCAATATGTACACGGTAGACAATGCAGCCAACCGACTATGGGGCGGCTACCCGGATCTTGACGAAAACAACAAAGCCATCAACCGTTACAATCCAGATGAACCAGGCTCTGCCCCTGCCACTACGCCCTCTGGTCAACCAGTAGTAAACAACCATGACCCCTTACAATTTATTGGCAATATTGAGACGTATACGCCAGGAACTTTTTACGGTGGCCACCCCCACCCCATTCGTGCTAACCCTGCTGGCGCTGGTTTATACACTCATGATTGGCATAAACAAGAAGGTTTTTGGAGAACATCTATTTCCGGAGACAAACCACTTCCCACAGATTGGCCGCCCTTTCCTGAATCTTTGACAACCAATGAAAATCTTTTCCTGAACCCAGGAGAAGGAGACCATCCTGCCTTGATCGTATTTAAAACCTCTACCAACGGAATATGCGAATATACCGCCACCAATTTCAATGGAGCCATGCAAGGAAACCTCCTCACAGTAGGCTACAATAACGGCAACGTATATAGGGTCATGCTTAATGCACAAGGCGACCAAGCGCTGAACACTACTTGGGACTCGCCATTTGATGGAAAATACAGAAAGGAGATTGATGAAAACGATAGAGATAATATCATCTTTGGCTTAGGGGCCAACAGTCGCCCGCTGGACATTACAGCCCAAGGTGATGGCGATATTTTTCCGGGTACTATATGGGTGGCCAATTACAATGGGCATGCTTCAGGCAACAACCAAATCATGGTTTTTGAACCGGAAGAAAATTTTGTTTGCACCAATGAATATAGCTGGACAATGGACGATGACAACGACTGCTACTCCAATGCAGATGAAGAAGATAACCGTACCAACCCTTGCTCAGCAGCAAGCCGACCCAGTGATTTTGACAACGACTGTCTTTCGGACTTGAACGATCCGGATGATGACAGCGATGGCATTCTTGACATCAACGATGCCTTTGCCAGAGATAAGCACAATGGTGACACAACAAGAATACCCTTAAACTACACCATGTTCAACAACAATCCGGGTACTGGTTTTTTCGGACTGGGTTTTACAGGATTAATGATCAACAACGAAACAGATTACCTTGAACAGTTTAACCCTAGAAACCTAATCCCAGGGGGCGCTCCAGGTGTTTTCACGATAGTAGATGTTTCTGAGGGTGACGCATTAGGAGACAGGAACAATCAGGAAAATGCATTCCAGTTTGGAATAAGTGTCAATAAAAGCACAGAAAAGTTTACCGTTGACTCTTGGATTATGAGACCGTTTTTTGGTGGCATATCCCCTTCTGGCCATATGTCACAAGGAATATTTATTGGCACCGGCGATCAAGATAATTATCTAAAAATAGCACTAAACGCCAATGAAGGTAATGGAGGCATTGAAATAGTGCATGAAAATGAAGGTATGTACGAGCTAAAACAGTTAGACATTGAATTCTACCCTGAAAATACTGTTTTCTTCTATCTTGAAATAGAACCTTCAACAGGCCTTGTGCAACCTGCATATGCCATAGACGACTCAACCAATATTGCGAACGCTGGCGACCCCATACAATTAAAAGGAAAAACCCTCGAAGCCCTTCAAAGCGACCAATCCTTGGCCACAGGTGTTATTGCCACCTCCAGAGGAGCGGACAGAACTTTCGGTGCTAGCTGGGACAATTTCAGGGTCAGAAAGGGTAACATAACTGGCACCAAACCGCTCGTACTTAACAATAAAACCTTTACAGTATACCCTAATCCTTTTAACAACTCTTTTAAAATTAAAACTGATGCCAGCACGCTTGACCCAGGCTACCACTTTGTAATATATAATAATATAGGTAGCATTATACAGCAGCAAGATTTAATCTTAAATTATAACCAAGACATGACATTTAACCTAAACAACCAACCTGCTGGAATCTATATACTGAAGCTCGTTTCTCCAGGTGGCGAAGTTTACCAATCCACAAAATTAATTAAAATAGAGTAG